The following are from one region of the Poecilia reticulata strain Guanapo linkage group LG7, Guppy_female_1.0+MT, whole genome shotgun sequence genome:
- the LOC103467121 gene encoding uncharacterized protein LOC103467121 has protein sequence MMPRKRIPLIGSSGSGTGPPPFNSTALHQPRLTNRKKPNRQLQTLSSSQHHPGPSSILLSDNVTPWGGLAHSESSFAITTPAITPTRPPSVPPGPQPMVTNPHEEEEENDECSCSGFSSEISTPCLLVPRKNTGGVGRRLQARSRVVPQCQVPRLPRLPPLNPITELSFSRSFTFSFFELPLHHSPHCRAERARNLFQLLKQIHY, from the exons ATGATGCCTCGCAAACGAATTCCTCTCATTGGTTCATCTGGGAGCGGAACAG GCCCGCCTCCCTTTAATTCCACTGCTCTCCATCAACCACGCCTCACGAATCGCAAGAAACCTAACCGACAGCTCCAGACTTTGTCGTCCTCTCAGCATCACCCAGGACCTTCTTCCATCCTCCTCTCAGACAACGTAACACCGTGGGGTGGCCTTGCTCACTCCGAATCCTCCTTTGCCATAACAACCCCAGCAATTACACCAACAAGACCCCCATCCGTCCCACCTGGTCCTCAGCCGATGGTTACCAATCCtcatgaggaggaggaggaaaacgaTGAATGTTCATGTTCAGGTTTCAGCTCCGAAATATCAACTCCATGCCTGTTGGTCCCTCGGAAAAACACAG GTGGAGTGGGCAGAAGGCTGCAGGCGAGAAGCAGGGTCGTACCTCAGTGCCAGGTTCCTCGCCTTCCACGCCTGCCGCCGCTGAATCCAATCACCGAGCTCAGCTTCTCTCGAAGCTTCACGTTTTCCTTCTTCGAGCTGCCGCTGCATCACTCCCCTCACTGTCGGGCAGAACGTGCCAGAAACCTCTTTCAGCTGCTGAAGCAGATACACTACTGA